A window from Citrus sinensis cultivar Valencia sweet orange chromosome 5, DVS_A1.0, whole genome shotgun sequence encodes these proteins:
- the LOC127902439 gene encoding protein FAR1-RELATED SEQUENCE 5-like: protein MEKSIEEFEEIQEDNLLDDEPMIGMSFDSEIEMYNYYREYGKRKGFPVMRRSSSKGIDGMIRHVSYVCGRSGATRSKSSNPLRPQPNAKIGCNAKLGGGLEEDGKWRIRVLNIEHNHTLLTPTKSKFFRCNRSLSSYAKKKLNVNDRAGIRLSQNYQSLVIEAGGHENVTFTERDCRNHIQKERLLRLGDGDAAALQNYFMRVQSEDNRFFFSMQVDDEGRLKNVFWAEPRNREAYKEFGDVVTFDTTYLTNKYDMPFAPFVGVNHHGHSILFGCGLISHEDVETFTWLFRTWLACMSNSAPIGIITDQDKAMKIAIAAVFPNTRHRWCLWHILKKIPDKLGGYKQYRDISDMLHCAVYDSQSPAKFEEIWHRMIVEYDLGGNDWLHGLYNERHHWVPCYLKDSFWAGMSTTQRSESMNAFFDGYVNSKTALKQFVEQYSNALKSKVQKEVEEDARCLSQQMPCVTSYEMEKQVRDVYTILKFQEFQKELTAKIHAIYIMIRNDSEVLPEKYILRRWRKDVWRCHSRVKTSHELHGCTDEQKRYEKMCVRFAEVANVAARNVESSNLVLNWIEDVRRDLPEPIQCEGNNAGFSGQGSCSNSMGISTNAIEEVRDPEVRRRKGRPPCQRKKSTRSTKPKKNSTRSDAEDGHVDNILSSQVSVVTPQGSNIATTLLNVGGSDIHTNVYPYGTTNYYNHPQLQQHPQLVQHGHFQQLLFQQANEYGVNSEFQHDFGK, encoded by the exons ATGGAAAAAAGCATTGAAGAGTTTGAGGAAATTCAGGAGGACAACTTACTGGATGATGAGCCAATGATTGGGATGTCATTCGATAGTGAGATTGAAATGTATAATTATTACAGAGAATATGGTAAAAGAAAAGGGTTTCCAGTTATGCGAAGAAGTAGTAGTAAGGGCATTGATGGGATGATACGACATGTGAGTTATGTTTGTGGGCGGAGTGGTGCAACAAGAAGCAAATCTAGTAATCCGCTAAGGCCCCAACCTAATGCAAAAATAGGTTGCAATGCTAAATTGGGAGGAGGATTAGAGGAAGACGGAAAGTGGAGGATTCgagttttaaatattgaacACAACCATACATTGTTGACTCCAACCAAGTCTAAATTTTTTCGATGCAATCGCAGCCTTAGTTCATATGCAAAAAAGAAGCTTAATGTAAATGATAGAGCAGGGATTAGATTGTCCCAAAATTATCAATCACTTGTTATTGAGGCTGGTGGGCATGAAAATGTGACATTCACAGAAAGAGATTGTAGAAATCATATACAAAAAGAAAGACTGCTACGCCTTGGGGATGGAGATGCTGCTGCTcttcaaaactattttatgAGAGTGCAGTCAGAAGACaataggtttttttttagtatgcAAGTGGATGATGAGGGTCGATTGAAAAATGTATTTTGGGCTGAGCCAAGGAATAGGGAAGCATACAAAGAGTTTGGAGATGTTGTTACTTTTGACACAACATACCTTACAAATAAGTATGACATGCCATTTGCTCCATTTGTGGGAGTAAATCATCATGGTCATTCTATTTTGTTTGGATGTGGATTGATTTCACATGAGGATGTTGAGACGTTCACTTGGTTATTTCGAACGTGGCTAGCATGCATGTCCAATTCCGCTCCCATTGGAATTATTACAGACCAAGACAAGGCCATGAAAATTGCAATTGCTGCTGTCTTCCCTAATACTCGACATCGGTGGTGTTTGTGGCATATACTTAAGAAGATTCCGGATAAGCTAGGGGGCTATAAACAATATCGTGACATTAGCGATATGTTGCATTGTGCTGTTTATGATTCACAGAGCCCTGCAAAGTTCGAGGAAATTTGGCACCGCATGATTGTAGAATATGATTTGGGTGGTAATGATTGGCTACATGGCTTGTATAATGAGAGACATCATTGGGTACCATGTTACCTGAAGGATAGTTTTTGGGCTGGAATGTCAACTACTCAACGAAGTGAGAGCATGAATGCGTTTTTTGATGGTTATGTTAACTCAAAAACCGCATTGAAGCAGTTTGTAGAGCAGTACAGTAATGCATTAAAGAGTAAAGTTCAAAAAGAAGTCGAAGAAGATGCCAGGTGTCTTTCACAACAAATGCCATGCGTAACATCTTACGAGATGGAGAAGCAAGTTCGAGATGTGTACACCATTTTAAAGTTTCAGGAGTTTCAGAAAGAGTTGACTGCGAAGAT ACATGCCATTTACATCATGATACGCAATGACTCGGAAGTACTTCCGGAAAAGTACATTCTACGAAGATGGAGAAAAGATGTGTGGAGATGCCATAGTAGGGTCAAAACGAGTCATGAGTTGCACGGTTGCACAGATGAGCAAAAACGGTATGAGAAAATGTGTGTTAGGTTTGCGGAAGTTGCAAACGTGGCTGCAAGAAATGTTGAGAGTTCTAATCTTgttttgaattggattgaggATGTACGGAGAGATCTACCAGAGCCAATTCAATGCGAAGGTAACAACGCGGGATTTTCAGGTCAAGGAAGTTGTAGTAACAGCATGGGAATTTCAACAAATGCAATTGAGGAAGTACGTGATCCAGAAGTGAGGCGTCGGAAAGGTCGTCCACCTTGTCAAAGGAAAAAGTCAACAAGGTCTACCAAACCTAAAAAGAATTCAACACGTTCGGATGCAGAG GATGGACATGTAGACAATATATTATCTTCTCAAGTGTCTGTTGTAACTCCACAAGGAAGCAATATTGCAACG ACACTTCTAAATGTTGGAGGAAGTGATATTCATACGAATGTATACCCATATGGAACTACAAACTATTATAAT CACCCACAACTCCAGCAGCACCCACAACTCGTACAGCATGGACATTTTCAACAGTTACTCTTTCAGCAAGCTAATGAATATGGAGTTAATTCAGAGTTTCAACatgattttggaaaataa